In the genome of Vicia villosa cultivar HV-30 ecotype Madison, WI linkage group LG7, Vvil1.0, whole genome shotgun sequence, one region contains:
- the LOC131615884 gene encoding membrin-11-like, which produces MEGGGGTLSEVHQTARKLLLKTRDGLERLERLEYSNSSSSSSDLSFAVSKDITQIQSLCVEMNRLLRSIGAKSQRDLWKRKLEQIAEEAESLRESLEKYNSRNHKRMMEAKDRAELLGRANGDSSHVMRIYDDDAQAIQSVRSSARELENANALGETILSSIHGQRERLKSAQRKALDVLNTVGISNRVLRLIERRNRVDQWIKYTGMILTIIFLVAFVLWRR; this is translated from the exons ATGGAAGGAGGCGGAGGAACGCTATCGGAGGTTCACCAAACCGCGAGAAAGCTGCTGCTCAAAACACGCGACGGCCTCGAACGTCTCGAGCGCCTGGAGTATTCCAACTCCTCCTCCTCGTCATCCGATCTCTCCTTCGCCGTAAGCAAAGACATCACTCAGATCCAATCTCTCTGTGTCGAGATGAATCGCCTCTTGCGATCCATTGGCGCCAAATCTCAACGTGATCTCTGGAAAAG GAAATTGGAACAAATAGCTGAAGAGGCTGAGTCGTTGAGAGAGAGTTTAGAGAAATATAACTCGAGGAATCATAAACGAATGATGGAAGCTAAAGATAGAGCGGAACTTCTGGGAAGAGCT AATGGGGATTCTAGCCATGTTATGAGGATTTATGATGACGATGCGCAAGCGATACAGTCGGTTCGCAGTTCTGCGCGTGAATTGGAAAACGCTAATGCACTTGGGGAAACTATACTTTCATCTATTCATGGACAAAGGGAACGCTTGAAG AGTGCGCAAAGAAAAGCATTGGATGTTCTCAATACAGTGGGGATATCAAACCGTGTTTTGAGGCTAATTGAAAGACGCAACCGTGTAGATCAATGGATCAAGTATACGGGGATGATATTGACTATCATTTTCTTGGTTGCTTTTGTTTTGTGGAGACGTTAA
- the LOC131615883 gene encoding DExH-box ATP-dependent RNA helicase DExH6 isoform X1, with the protein MTKGKKKGNRNPSYGRKPKVDESTRIRLTKVLEEFIASNAKAYRFEAGLSNEVRHYVHLTAREMGFKSKSYGKGKERIVSIRKIKKKGGTGTGRKNQLESLPLFTFSEESKLALGELFAHFPPGDGNLKDIVGENSGRINNRRHNTSDIFSRPSMTKKEITRKLDTLNSKRESASDLKEITELRSKLPIASYKDTITSTVDSHQVVLISGETGCGKTTQVPQYILDHMWGKGEACKILCTQPRRISAISVSERISRERGEAAGENVGYKIRLESKGGKQSSIVLCTTGLLLRVLVSKGSRRSKMKHVKDEISDITHIIMDEIHERDQYSDFMLAILREILPSYPHLRLILMSATIDTARFSQYFGGCPIIQVPGFTYPVKTYYLEDVLSAVKSSKARLSIPTNNHKLSEEQKDSFDEAINLAWSNDEWDPLLEMVSSEGTPELFNYQHSLTGLTPLMVFAGRGRVGEMCMLLSFGADCKLKAKDGTSALEIAERENQPEAAEIIKKHLDGSNSIDEQNLLNKYLEKVKPEHVDAGLIEQLIRKICSDSKDGGILVFLPGWDDINKARDKLLASSFFKNPSEFMVLPLHSKVPSLEQKVVFKRPPPGCRKIVLSTNIAETAVTIDDIVYVIDSGRMKEKSYDPYNNVSTLQSSWISKASAKQREGRAGRCQPGVCYHLYSKLRAAALPDFQTPELQRMPIEELCLQVKMLDSSSKIEVFLAKTLDPPVSEAIRNAIVVLRDIGALSNDETLTDLGEKLGSLPVHPVISRMLFFAILMNCLDPALTLAVASDYRDPFTLPMLPEDKKRAADAKAELASLYGGCGDQLAVLAAFECWNNSKKMGLEARFCSQYYVSAGTMKMLSRMRTQLQKELIRIGFIPSDVSSYSMNAYDPGVLHAVLVSGMYPMVGRLCFPNKGAQRAIIETASGDKIRLHSRSTNFKLSGKRNLGQALVVFDEITRNDMGINIRNCSLVGQLPLLLLSTEIAVAPVEEDDHAKEEDEEEGEDDDDHEGSGDDGMELDTESSEKNKDKFMSSPDNNVKIIVDRWLYFGSTAIDVSLLYCLRERLSAGILYKVTHPRNPLPPILGASMHTIACILSCDGCSGMTAAADGIDKLTSMVNATNLGKPPTLAQPTRAQRLHNRNRLKESSAKFVNHGGFQNSGPSKASTSSSNIGNPSGISSQPLPHNT; encoded by the exons ATGACAAAGGGAAAGAAGAAAGGGAACAGAAATCCGAGTTACGGTCGGAAACCCAAGGTCGATGAAAGCACAAGGATTCGTTTAACTAAAGTTTTGGAGGAGTTCATAGCTTCCAATGCCAAAG CTTACAGGTTTGAAGCTGGTTTGTCCAACGAAGTCCGTCATTATGTGCATCTAACAGCCCGAGAAATGGGGTTTAAATCTAAAAGTTATGG GAAAGGGAAGGAAAGGATAGTGTCAATTCGAAAAATCAAGAAGAAGGGTGGGACTGGGACTGGGCGTAAAAATCAGTTAGAGAGTCTTCCTCTTTTCACATTTTCGGAAGAGTCAAAACTGGCATTAGGCGAATTATTTGCACATTTTCCACCTGGTGATGGAAACTTGAAGGATATAGTTGGAGAAAATAGTGGCAGGATTAATAACAGAAGACATAATACATCTGATATTTTTAGCAGGCCCTCTATGACCAAAAAGGAAATTACTCGGAAATTGGACACCCTAAATTCTAAAAGGGAGAGTGCATCCGATTTGAAAGAG ATCACTGAGTTGAGATCTAAGCTACCAATTGCATCTTACAAGGATACAATTACATCAACAGTTGATTCTCACCAG GTAGTTCTCATATCTGGCGAGACTGGGTGTGGAAAGACTACACAG GTCCCACAATATATATTGGATCATATGTGGGGTAAAGGTGAGGCATGTAAGATACTTTGCACTCAGCCTCGACGTATCTCTGCAATTTCAG TTTCTGAGAGAATCTCCAGAGAGAGAGGAGAGGCTGCTGGAGAAAATGTTGGATACAAG ATACGTTTAGAAAGCAAAGGTGGAAAGCAATCATCTATTGTGCTATGTACTACTGGACTTCTATTAAGGGTGTTGGTTTCTAAAGGTTCTCGTCGGTCAAAGATGAAGCATGTGAAGGATGAAATTTCTGACATTACTCACATCATTATG GACGAAATTCATGAAAGGGACCAATATTCAGACTTCATGTTGGCAATACTCAG AGAAATCCTCCCTTCATATCCTCATCTACGTTTG ATATTAATGAGTGCAACAATTGATACTGCGAGATTTTCTCAATATTTTGGGGGCTGCCCAATTATCCAAGTTCCAGGGTTCACTTATCCG GTAAAAACTTATTATCTGGAAGATGTACTTTCTGCTGTAAAATCAAGCAAGGCCAGACTTAGTATTCCAACAAACAATCACAAGCTAAGTGAAGAACAAAAGGATTCTTTTGACGAAGCTATTAATTTGGCTTGGTCTAATGATGAGTGGGACCCACTGTTAGAGATGGTTTCTTCTGAAGGAACCCCCGAACTCTTTAATTACCAGCATTCTTTAACCGGCCTTACACCGTTAATGGTGTTTGCTGGAAGAGGTAGAGTTGGTGAAATGTGCATGCTCTTATCTTTTGGGGCAGATTGCAAGTTAAAGGCCAAAGATGGAACAAGTGCACTAGAGATTGCAGAAAGAGAGAACCAACCAGAAGCAGCTGAAATAATAAAAAAGCACCTGGATGGTTCCAACTCCATCGATGAGCAGAATTTACTTAATAAATATCTTGAGAAAGTCAAACCTGAACATGTTGATGCTGGTCTAATAGAGCAGCTGATAAGAAAAATATGTTCCGATTCAAAAGATGGAGGCATCCTTGTTTTTCTTCCAGGATGGGATGACATAAACAAAGCTCGTGATAAATTGCTTGCATCCTCTTTTTTCAAGAATCCTTCGGAATTTATGGTCTTACCTCTGCATTCTAAGGTTCCATCCCTGGAGCAAAAGGTGGTTTTTAAGCGCCCACCTCCTGGCTGCCGCAAAATTGTTCTGTCAACTAATATTGCTGAAACAGCCGTCACCATTGATGATATAGTGTATGTCATAGACTCTGGACGAATGAAGGAAAAGAGTTACGATCCTTATAATAATGTCTCAACTCTTCAATCATCTTGGATTTCAAAAGCAAGTGCTAAGCAACGAGAGGGGCGTGCTGGCCGTTGTCAACCTGGAGTTTGTTATCATTTGTATTCGAAGTTGCGAGCAGCTGCGTTGCCAGACTTTCAGACTCCAGAACTTCAGAGAATGCCTATTGAGGAGCTATGTCTGCAG GTAAAGATGCTTGATTCAAGCAGCAAAATAGAAGTGTTTCTTGCCAAGACATTAGATCCACCAGTTTCTGAGGCCATACGTAATGCTATTGTAGTCCTTCGCGATATTGGGGCATTGTCAAATGATGAAACACTCACTGATCTTGGAGAGAAGCTTGGTTCTCTCCCTGTTCACCCAGTAATCAGCAGGATGCTGTTTTTTGCTATATTAATGAACTGCCTTGACCCAGCTTTGACTCTAGCGGTTGCATCTGATTACAGAGATCCATTTACACTTCCAATGTTACCTGAAGACAAGAAGAGAGCCGCAGATGCCAAAGCCGAGCTTGCTTCTTTATATGGGGGATGTGGTGATCAGCTTGCTGTACTAGCTGCATTTGAATGCTGGAACAATTCAAAAAAAATGGGTCTGGAAGCACGGTTTTGTTCGCAGTATTATGTGTCTGCAGGTACCATGAAGATGTTATCTCGCATGCGTACGCAGCTCCAAAAAGAACTTATCCGGATTGGATTTATTCCTTCAGATGTTTCAAGTTACAGCATGAATGCATATGACCCTGGTGTGCTGCATGCAGTTTTGGTGTCGGGTATGTATCCAATGGTTGGGAGATTATGTTTTCCAAATAAAGGTGCACAAAGGGCTATCATCGAAACTGCCAGTGGTGATAAAATTCGCTTGCACAGCCGTTCCACAAATTTTAAGCTGTCGGGCAAGAGAAATTTAGGTCAGGCTTTAGTTGTGTTTGACGAGATTACTCGCAATGATATGGGTATAAACATAAGGAATTGCAGTCTCGTGGGACAACTTCCACTTTTGCTGCTTTCAACTGAGATTGCTGTTGCTCCAGTAGAAGAGGATGATCATGCGAAGGAGGAAGATGAGGAGGAAGGAGAGGATGACGACGACCATGAAGGGAGTGGAGATGATGGGATGGAGTTGGATACTGAATCCAGTGAAAAAAACAAGGATAAGTTCATGTCTTCCCCTGATAACAATGTTAAAATAATTGTGGACCGTTGGCTTTATTTTGGTTCAACTGCAATTGATGTTTCTCTGTTATACTGCTTGAGAGAGCGATTATCAGCGGGAATTTTATACAAA GTGACACATCCGAGGAATCCTCTTCCCCCCATCCTAGGGGCCTCTATGCATACTATAGCTTGCATTCTATCTTGTGATGGGTGTTCTGGCATGACAGCGGCAGCCGATGGTATTGACAAACTGACCAGTATGGTAAATGCAACGAATCTAGGGAAGCCACCAACATTGGCACAGCCAACACGGGCACAGCGGTTGCATAATCGTAATAGACTAAAAGAATCCTCTGCAAAATTTGTTAATCATGGTGGATTCCAGAATAGTGGACCTTCTAAAGCCAGCACATCTTCGAGCAATATTGGAAATCCAAGTGGGATCAGTTCCCAACCTCTCCCCCATAACACTTGA
- the LOC131615883 gene encoding DExH-box ATP-dependent RNA helicase DExH6 isoform X2 — protein sequence MTKKEITRKLDTLNSKRESASDLKEITELRSKLPIASYKDTITSTVDSHQVVLISGETGCGKTTQVPQYILDHMWGKGEACKILCTQPRRISAISVSERISRERGEAAGENVGYKIRLESKGGKQSSIVLCTTGLLLRVLVSKGSRRSKMKHVKDEISDITHIIMDEIHERDQYSDFMLAILREILPSYPHLRLILMSATIDTARFSQYFGGCPIIQVPGFTYPVKTYYLEDVLSAVKSSKARLSIPTNNHKLSEEQKDSFDEAINLAWSNDEWDPLLEMVSSEGTPELFNYQHSLTGLTPLMVFAGRGRVGEMCMLLSFGADCKLKAKDGTSALEIAERENQPEAAEIIKKHLDGSNSIDEQNLLNKYLEKVKPEHVDAGLIEQLIRKICSDSKDGGILVFLPGWDDINKARDKLLASSFFKNPSEFMVLPLHSKVPSLEQKVVFKRPPPGCRKIVLSTNIAETAVTIDDIVYVIDSGRMKEKSYDPYNNVSTLQSSWISKASAKQREGRAGRCQPGVCYHLYSKLRAAALPDFQTPELQRMPIEELCLQVKMLDSSSKIEVFLAKTLDPPVSEAIRNAIVVLRDIGALSNDETLTDLGEKLGSLPVHPVISRMLFFAILMNCLDPALTLAVASDYRDPFTLPMLPEDKKRAADAKAELASLYGGCGDQLAVLAAFECWNNSKKMGLEARFCSQYYVSAGTMKMLSRMRTQLQKELIRIGFIPSDVSSYSMNAYDPGVLHAVLVSGMYPMVGRLCFPNKGAQRAIIETASGDKIRLHSRSTNFKLSGKRNLGQALVVFDEITRNDMGINIRNCSLVGQLPLLLLSTEIAVAPVEEDDHAKEEDEEEGEDDDDHEGSGDDGMELDTESSEKNKDKFMSSPDNNVKIIVDRWLYFGSTAIDVSLLYCLRERLSAGILYKVTHPRNPLPPILGASMHTIACILSCDGCSGMTAAADGIDKLTSMVNATNLGKPPTLAQPTRAQRLHNRNRLKESSAKFVNHGGFQNSGPSKASTSSSNIGNPSGISSQPLPHNT from the exons ATGACCAAAAAGGAAATTACTCGGAAATTGGACACCCTAAATTCTAAAAGGGAGAGTGCATCCGATTTGAAAGAG ATCACTGAGTTGAGATCTAAGCTACCAATTGCATCTTACAAGGATACAATTACATCAACAGTTGATTCTCACCAG GTAGTTCTCATATCTGGCGAGACTGGGTGTGGAAAGACTACACAG GTCCCACAATATATATTGGATCATATGTGGGGTAAAGGTGAGGCATGTAAGATACTTTGCACTCAGCCTCGACGTATCTCTGCAATTTCAG TTTCTGAGAGAATCTCCAGAGAGAGAGGAGAGGCTGCTGGAGAAAATGTTGGATACAAG ATACGTTTAGAAAGCAAAGGTGGAAAGCAATCATCTATTGTGCTATGTACTACTGGACTTCTATTAAGGGTGTTGGTTTCTAAAGGTTCTCGTCGGTCAAAGATGAAGCATGTGAAGGATGAAATTTCTGACATTACTCACATCATTATG GACGAAATTCATGAAAGGGACCAATATTCAGACTTCATGTTGGCAATACTCAG AGAAATCCTCCCTTCATATCCTCATCTACGTTTG ATATTAATGAGTGCAACAATTGATACTGCGAGATTTTCTCAATATTTTGGGGGCTGCCCAATTATCCAAGTTCCAGGGTTCACTTATCCG GTAAAAACTTATTATCTGGAAGATGTACTTTCTGCTGTAAAATCAAGCAAGGCCAGACTTAGTATTCCAACAAACAATCACAAGCTAAGTGAAGAACAAAAGGATTCTTTTGACGAAGCTATTAATTTGGCTTGGTCTAATGATGAGTGGGACCCACTGTTAGAGATGGTTTCTTCTGAAGGAACCCCCGAACTCTTTAATTACCAGCATTCTTTAACCGGCCTTACACCGTTAATGGTGTTTGCTGGAAGAGGTAGAGTTGGTGAAATGTGCATGCTCTTATCTTTTGGGGCAGATTGCAAGTTAAAGGCCAAAGATGGAACAAGTGCACTAGAGATTGCAGAAAGAGAGAACCAACCAGAAGCAGCTGAAATAATAAAAAAGCACCTGGATGGTTCCAACTCCATCGATGAGCAGAATTTACTTAATAAATATCTTGAGAAAGTCAAACCTGAACATGTTGATGCTGGTCTAATAGAGCAGCTGATAAGAAAAATATGTTCCGATTCAAAAGATGGAGGCATCCTTGTTTTTCTTCCAGGATGGGATGACATAAACAAAGCTCGTGATAAATTGCTTGCATCCTCTTTTTTCAAGAATCCTTCGGAATTTATGGTCTTACCTCTGCATTCTAAGGTTCCATCCCTGGAGCAAAAGGTGGTTTTTAAGCGCCCACCTCCTGGCTGCCGCAAAATTGTTCTGTCAACTAATATTGCTGAAACAGCCGTCACCATTGATGATATAGTGTATGTCATAGACTCTGGACGAATGAAGGAAAAGAGTTACGATCCTTATAATAATGTCTCAACTCTTCAATCATCTTGGATTTCAAAAGCAAGTGCTAAGCAACGAGAGGGGCGTGCTGGCCGTTGTCAACCTGGAGTTTGTTATCATTTGTATTCGAAGTTGCGAGCAGCTGCGTTGCCAGACTTTCAGACTCCAGAACTTCAGAGAATGCCTATTGAGGAGCTATGTCTGCAG GTAAAGATGCTTGATTCAAGCAGCAAAATAGAAGTGTTTCTTGCCAAGACATTAGATCCACCAGTTTCTGAGGCCATACGTAATGCTATTGTAGTCCTTCGCGATATTGGGGCATTGTCAAATGATGAAACACTCACTGATCTTGGAGAGAAGCTTGGTTCTCTCCCTGTTCACCCAGTAATCAGCAGGATGCTGTTTTTTGCTATATTAATGAACTGCCTTGACCCAGCTTTGACTCTAGCGGTTGCATCTGATTACAGAGATCCATTTACACTTCCAATGTTACCTGAAGACAAGAAGAGAGCCGCAGATGCCAAAGCCGAGCTTGCTTCTTTATATGGGGGATGTGGTGATCAGCTTGCTGTACTAGCTGCATTTGAATGCTGGAACAATTCAAAAAAAATGGGTCTGGAAGCACGGTTTTGTTCGCAGTATTATGTGTCTGCAGGTACCATGAAGATGTTATCTCGCATGCGTACGCAGCTCCAAAAAGAACTTATCCGGATTGGATTTATTCCTTCAGATGTTTCAAGTTACAGCATGAATGCATATGACCCTGGTGTGCTGCATGCAGTTTTGGTGTCGGGTATGTATCCAATGGTTGGGAGATTATGTTTTCCAAATAAAGGTGCACAAAGGGCTATCATCGAAACTGCCAGTGGTGATAAAATTCGCTTGCACAGCCGTTCCACAAATTTTAAGCTGTCGGGCAAGAGAAATTTAGGTCAGGCTTTAGTTGTGTTTGACGAGATTACTCGCAATGATATGGGTATAAACATAAGGAATTGCAGTCTCGTGGGACAACTTCCACTTTTGCTGCTTTCAACTGAGATTGCTGTTGCTCCAGTAGAAGAGGATGATCATGCGAAGGAGGAAGATGAGGAGGAAGGAGAGGATGACGACGACCATGAAGGGAGTGGAGATGATGGGATGGAGTTGGATACTGAATCCAGTGAAAAAAACAAGGATAAGTTCATGTCTTCCCCTGATAACAATGTTAAAATAATTGTGGACCGTTGGCTTTATTTTGGTTCAACTGCAATTGATGTTTCTCTGTTATACTGCTTGAGAGAGCGATTATCAGCGGGAATTTTATACAAA GTGACACATCCGAGGAATCCTCTTCCCCCCATCCTAGGGGCCTCTATGCATACTATAGCTTGCATTCTATCTTGTGATGGGTGTTCTGGCATGACAGCGGCAGCCGATGGTATTGACAAACTGACCAGTATGGTAAATGCAACGAATCTAGGGAAGCCACCAACATTGGCACAGCCAACACGGGCACAGCGGTTGCATAATCGTAATAGACTAAAAGAATCCTCTGCAAAATTTGTTAATCATGGTGGATTCCAGAATAGTGGACCTTCTAAAGCCAGCACATCTTCGAGCAATATTGGAAATCCAAGTGGGATCAGTTCCCAACCTCTCCCCCATAACACTTGA